In one window of Mercurialis annua linkage group LG4, ddMerAnnu1.2, whole genome shotgun sequence DNA:
- the LOC126678137 gene encoding WRKY transcription factor 44 isoform X1 yields MEINEAGRVVIAKPVASRPSCSNLRSVSELLAGVNGSPSNMCSGTTFAAIRPKTVRFKQMVNRDPAASISSLADLYETALNKLSDNISKLDCKPTLIYKPQVKLVSKTTVSLLANMGNFNDIHKQKRPPSLEARVQNPTQDKRHFSLDFLQNIPSHAQTDQTIESSSLSSHNQEDDPKSLYAASSGDRPSYDGYNWRKYGQKQVKGSESPRSYYKCTHPNCPVKKKVERSLDGQIAEIVYKGEHNHSKPQPPKRNSSGTQGRLGIASDGHGQQYMSNPLWYNPLSERNEGSESRVENQNEIESNYQSGAFSCYDHAGTGVINAGAIISNNSCGLNEECDEGSKRLEGGEGEPKSKRRKSDNQPNEAGISGVRSATETEIIGDGFRWRKYGQKVVKGNLFPRSYYRCTGLKCNVRKYVERVSDDPGAFITTYEGKHEHEMPLRSSNSASSGGRKSRET; encoded by the exons ATGGAGATCAATGAAGCAGGAAGGGTAGTTATAGCTAAGCCAGTAGCTTCCAGGCCTTCTTGCTCCAATTTGCGGTCTGTCTCAGAGCTCTTGGCTGGCGTTAATGGTTCACCCTCTAATATGTGCTCTGGAACAACATTTGCTGCTATTAGACCAAAGACGGTGAGGTTCAAGCAAATGGTAAATCGTGATCCAGCTGCATCTATTTCTTCCCTG GCTGATCTCTATGAAACAGCACTTAATAAATTATCTGATAACATTTCGAAGTTAGATTGTAAACCGACTTTAATATATAAGCCACAGGTCAAGCTTGTATCAAAGACAACTGTTTCTCTTTTAGCGAATATG GGGAACTTCAATGATATTCATAAACAGAAAAGACCACCATCACTTGAGGCTCGAGTTCAAAATCCGACTCAAGATAAACGGCACTTTTCATTAGATTTTCTCCAGAATATTCCATCTCATGCACAAACTGATCAGACAATTGAATCCTCAAGTTTATCATCTCATAACCAAGAAGATGACCCAAAATCCTTATATGCTGCATCTAGTGGGGATCGACCTTCCTACGATGGTTATAATTGGAGAAAATATGGGCAAAAGCAAGTAAAAGGAAGTGAGTCTCCACGGAGTTACTACAAATGCACACATCCAAATTGTCCAGTGAAAAAGAAGGTTGAAAGATCATTGGATGGACAGATTGCAGAAATTGTTTACAAGGGCGAACACAACCATTCAAAGCCTCAGCCTCCCAAGCGGAACTCATCAGGAACTCAAGGACGGTTAGGAATTGCATCCGATGGCCATGGTCAGCAATATATGAGCAACCCATTATGGTATAACCCTCTCAGCGAAAGAAATGAAGGTTCAGAAAGTAGAGTAGAGAATCAGAATGAAATTGAGTCAAATTATCAGAGTGGAGCATTTTCTTGCTATGATCATGCTGGAACTGGAGTAATTAATGCTGGTGCCATAATTTCTAATAACTCTTGCGGTCTTAATGAGGAATGTGATGAAGGAAGCAAGAGACTCGAAGGAGGTGAAGGTGAACCTAAAAGTAAACGAAG GAAAAGTGATAATCAACCAAATGAGGCAGGCATTTCAGGGGTGCGAAGTGCCACAGAGACTGAGATTATTGGCGATGGTTTTCGTTGGAGAAAATACGGACAGAAGGTTGTAAAGGGAAATCTATTTCCCAG AAGTTACTACAGATGTACTGGTCTAAAATGCAATGTGCGCAAGTATGTGGAGAGAGTATCCGACGATCCGGGAGCTTTTATTACAACATATGAGGGGAAACACGAGCATGAGATGCCTCTCAGGAGCTCAAATTCAGCATCTTCTGGTGGTAGAA AATCAAGGGAGACGTGA
- the LOC126678137 gene encoding WRKY transcription factor 44 isoform X2, giving the protein MEINEAGRVVIAKPVASRPSCSNLRSVSELLAGVNGSPSNMCSGTTFAAIRPKTVRFKQMVNRDPAASISSLVKLVSKTTVSLLANMGNFNDIHKQKRPPSLEARVQNPTQDKRHFSLDFLQNIPSHAQTDQTIESSSLSSHNQEDDPKSLYAASSGDRPSYDGYNWRKYGQKQVKGSESPRSYYKCTHPNCPVKKKVERSLDGQIAEIVYKGEHNHSKPQPPKRNSSGTQGRLGIASDGHGQQYMSNPLWYNPLSERNEGSESRVENQNEIESNYQSGAFSCYDHAGTGVINAGAIISNNSCGLNEECDEGSKRLEGGEGEPKSKRRKSDNQPNEAGISGVRSATETEIIGDGFRWRKYGQKVVKGNLFPRSYYRCTGLKCNVRKYVERVSDDPGAFITTYEGKHEHEMPLRSSNSASSGGRKSRET; this is encoded by the exons ATGGAGATCAATGAAGCAGGAAGGGTAGTTATAGCTAAGCCAGTAGCTTCCAGGCCTTCTTGCTCCAATTTGCGGTCTGTCTCAGAGCTCTTGGCTGGCGTTAATGGTTCACCCTCTAATATGTGCTCTGGAACAACATTTGCTGCTATTAGACCAAAGACGGTGAGGTTCAAGCAAATGGTAAATCGTGATCCAGCTGCATCTATTTCTTCCCTG GTCAAGCTTGTATCAAAGACAACTGTTTCTCTTTTAGCGAATATG GGGAACTTCAATGATATTCATAAACAGAAAAGACCACCATCACTTGAGGCTCGAGTTCAAAATCCGACTCAAGATAAACGGCACTTTTCATTAGATTTTCTCCAGAATATTCCATCTCATGCACAAACTGATCAGACAATTGAATCCTCAAGTTTATCATCTCATAACCAAGAAGATGACCCAAAATCCTTATATGCTGCATCTAGTGGGGATCGACCTTCCTACGATGGTTATAATTGGAGAAAATATGGGCAAAAGCAAGTAAAAGGAAGTGAGTCTCCACGGAGTTACTACAAATGCACACATCCAAATTGTCCAGTGAAAAAGAAGGTTGAAAGATCATTGGATGGACAGATTGCAGAAATTGTTTACAAGGGCGAACACAACCATTCAAAGCCTCAGCCTCCCAAGCGGAACTCATCAGGAACTCAAGGACGGTTAGGAATTGCATCCGATGGCCATGGTCAGCAATATATGAGCAACCCATTATGGTATAACCCTCTCAGCGAAAGAAATGAAGGTTCAGAAAGTAGAGTAGAGAATCAGAATGAAATTGAGTCAAATTATCAGAGTGGAGCATTTTCTTGCTATGATCATGCTGGAACTGGAGTAATTAATGCTGGTGCCATAATTTCTAATAACTCTTGCGGTCTTAATGAGGAATGTGATGAAGGAAGCAAGAGACTCGAAGGAGGTGAAGGTGAACCTAAAAGTAAACGAAG GAAAAGTGATAATCAACCAAATGAGGCAGGCATTTCAGGGGTGCGAAGTGCCACAGAGACTGAGATTATTGGCGATGGTTTTCGTTGGAGAAAATACGGACAGAAGGTTGTAAAGGGAAATCTATTTCCCAG AAGTTACTACAGATGTACTGGTCTAAAATGCAATGTGCGCAAGTATGTGGAGAGAGTATCCGACGATCCGGGAGCTTTTATTACAACATATGAGGGGAAACACGAGCATGAGATGCCTCTCAGGAGCTCAAATTCAGCATCTTCTGGTGGTAGAA AATCAAGGGAGACGTGA
- the LOC126678137 gene encoding WRKY transcription factor 44 isoform X3 translates to MEINEAGRVVIAKPVASRPSCSNLRSVSELLAGVNGSPSNMCSGTTFAAIRPKTVRFKQMVNRDPAASISSLGNFNDIHKQKRPPSLEARVQNPTQDKRHFSLDFLQNIPSHAQTDQTIESSSLSSHNQEDDPKSLYAASSGDRPSYDGYNWRKYGQKQVKGSESPRSYYKCTHPNCPVKKKVERSLDGQIAEIVYKGEHNHSKPQPPKRNSSGTQGRLGIASDGHGQQYMSNPLWYNPLSERNEGSESRVENQNEIESNYQSGAFSCYDHAGTGVINAGAIISNNSCGLNEECDEGSKRLEGGEGEPKSKRRKSDNQPNEAGISGVRSATETEIIGDGFRWRKYGQKVVKGNLFPRSYYRCTGLKCNVRKYVERVSDDPGAFITTYEGKHEHEMPLRSSNSASSGGRKSRET, encoded by the exons ATGGAGATCAATGAAGCAGGAAGGGTAGTTATAGCTAAGCCAGTAGCTTCCAGGCCTTCTTGCTCCAATTTGCGGTCTGTCTCAGAGCTCTTGGCTGGCGTTAATGGTTCACCCTCTAATATGTGCTCTGGAACAACATTTGCTGCTATTAGACCAAAGACGGTGAGGTTCAAGCAAATGGTAAATCGTGATCCAGCTGCATCTATTTCTTCCCTG GGGAACTTCAATGATATTCATAAACAGAAAAGACCACCATCACTTGAGGCTCGAGTTCAAAATCCGACTCAAGATAAACGGCACTTTTCATTAGATTTTCTCCAGAATATTCCATCTCATGCACAAACTGATCAGACAATTGAATCCTCAAGTTTATCATCTCATAACCAAGAAGATGACCCAAAATCCTTATATGCTGCATCTAGTGGGGATCGACCTTCCTACGATGGTTATAATTGGAGAAAATATGGGCAAAAGCAAGTAAAAGGAAGTGAGTCTCCACGGAGTTACTACAAATGCACACATCCAAATTGTCCAGTGAAAAAGAAGGTTGAAAGATCATTGGATGGACAGATTGCAGAAATTGTTTACAAGGGCGAACACAACCATTCAAAGCCTCAGCCTCCCAAGCGGAACTCATCAGGAACTCAAGGACGGTTAGGAATTGCATCCGATGGCCATGGTCAGCAATATATGAGCAACCCATTATGGTATAACCCTCTCAGCGAAAGAAATGAAGGTTCAGAAAGTAGAGTAGAGAATCAGAATGAAATTGAGTCAAATTATCAGAGTGGAGCATTTTCTTGCTATGATCATGCTGGAACTGGAGTAATTAATGCTGGTGCCATAATTTCTAATAACTCTTGCGGTCTTAATGAGGAATGTGATGAAGGAAGCAAGAGACTCGAAGGAGGTGAAGGTGAACCTAAAAGTAAACGAAG GAAAAGTGATAATCAACCAAATGAGGCAGGCATTTCAGGGGTGCGAAGTGCCACAGAGACTGAGATTATTGGCGATGGTTTTCGTTGGAGAAAATACGGACAGAAGGTTGTAAAGGGAAATCTATTTCCCAG AAGTTACTACAGATGTACTGGTCTAAAATGCAATGTGCGCAAGTATGTGGAGAGAGTATCCGACGATCCGGGAGCTTTTATTACAACATATGAGGGGAAACACGAGCATGAGATGCCTCTCAGGAGCTCAAATTCAGCATCTTCTGGTGGTAGAA AATCAAGGGAGACGTGA
- the LOC126677266 gene encoding probable serine/threonine-protein kinase PBL7 gives MGWNPCSGISKVSNSTTTTKNKNKNKINHKSLDHTKPTSEQSKVNSSTKKALNPGGSDNIIAQTFTFCELRAAAKNFRAECFLGEGGFGRVYKGYLESVNQVVAIKQLNRNGLQGNREFLVEVLMLSLLHHSNLVNLIGYCADGDQRLLVYEYMALGSLEDHLYDISPGTKRLDWNTRMKIAAGAAKGLEYLHDKANPPVIYRDLKCSNILLSQGYHPKLSDFGLAKLGPVGDNTHVSTRVMGTFGYCAPEYARTGQLTLKSDVYSFGVVLLEIITGRRAIDNSKVTAEQNLVAWARPLLKDRKKFSMMADPALQGQYPQRGLFQALAIAAMCVQEQPDMRPVIADVVTALTYLAAQKYESDSQTVYTPRLAPGTPKTKKETKLGSS, from the exons ATGGGATGGAATCCCTGTTCAGGAATCTCAAAAGTCTCCaactccaccaccaccaccaagaacaagaacaagaacaaaATCAACCACAAGTCTCTTGATCACACCAAACCCACCTCag AGCAATCAAAGGTAAATTCTTCCACTAAGAAGGCTCTTAACCCTGGAGGGTCTGATAATATTATTGCACAAACGTTTACATTCTGTGAACTGAGAGCTGCGGCTAAAAACTTCAGAGCAGAATGTTTTCTGGGTGAGGGGGGATTCGGAAGAGTGTATAAAGGATACTTAGAAAGCGTTAATCAG GTTGTTGCTATCAAGCAACTTAATCGTAATGGTCTGCAAGGGAACAGGGAGTTTCTAGTTGAAGTGTTGATGTTGAGTCTGCTTCACCACTCTAACCTGGTTAATCTAATCGGCTATTGTGCCGATGGAGATCAACGGCTTTTGGTTTATGAATACATGGCCTTAGGGTCTTTGGAAGATCATTTATATG ACATTTCCCCTGGTACGAAACGACTTGATTGGAACACACGAATGAAAATAGCAGCTGGGGCAGCAAAAGGGTTGGAATACTTGCATGACAAAGCTAATCCCCCAGTCATATACCGAGATTTAAAGTGCTCCAACATTTTGCTCAGTCAGGGATATCACCCTAAGCTATCTGATTTTGGCTTGGCTAAACTTGGGCCTGTCGGAGATAATACCCACGTTTCAACTAGGGTCATGGGCACCTTCGGATACTGTGCTCCAGAGTATGCTAGGACAGGTCAGCTAACTCTCAAATCTGATGTTTATAGCTTTGGGGTTGTTCTTCTAGAAATCATCACCGGGCGGAGGGCAATTGACAATTCAAAAGTTACAGCTGAACAGAATCTCGTTGCTTGG GCAAGGCCCTTGTTAAAGGACCGAAAGAAATTTTCGATGATGGCTGACCCGGCGCTTCAAGGTCAGTATCCTCAGAGGGGTTTGTTCCAGGCTCTTGCTATTGCAGCCATGTGTGTCCAGGAGCAGCCTGATATGAGACCAGTCATAGCTGATGTTGTCACAGCTTTGACTTACCTTGCTGCACAAAAGTACGAGTCCGATTCACAAACAGTTTATACACCTCGCTTGGCGCCTGGCACTCctaaaacaaagaaagaaacaaAGCTCGGTAGTAGCTGA